GTTTTAATGGTTGCAAGTTTTGATTCAGGGTAGGTTATCGGTGGATCACAAGATTACTTGCTCTTGCTTGTTATGCAATCCTCCTTATGCCTGGTTTTCTTCAAGGTGATCTTATCCTCGTTGCTGATAAATAGTGTTGAAGGATTTCTTCTTATTGATTATTAAGAAGCTGTTTGTTTATTGTACACTAAATTAAacaagtttgttttgtttttcttcttctacagttgcatatcattattttttctCACCCCAAGTTAGGAGGAGTATTGTATATGGAGATCAACCCAGGAATAGGTAATTGAGCTTGTGTAACCAAGCATAATCTAGGCGTGCTCCCTTCACTTTTATATCATAAACGATTGATGtgatctagatttttttttttgttttggcaggCTGGATTTGTACATACCACCACCAACAAGTGCCGGCCTCAAGCCTGTTGTAGTTTTCGTGACTGGTGGAGCTTGGATTATCGGGTAATCCCACTCTCAATCATCTCTGCTTAAATACGTTTTAGTATGTAAAatccataaatttttttatcttggTTAACTTTAATAGAACAGTAGGTTCCCTGAAGCTACtacatcttttttcttttaaagataAAAGTCGAATTGGTAGTTTCATACTTTGCATATCATTTAGGTACAAAGCTTGGGGCTCTCTCTTGGGACTTCAGCTAGCAGAAAGGGATATCATTGTTGCATGTCTTGATTACAGGTAaagcaaatttaaaaaaatccctTACCCGTTTTAATATAACTTTAtctacaaatataaaatgtaacCAAAACATCTTTGGTCCAGAAACTTCCCTCAGGGAACAATTAGTGATATGGTAAGAGATGTTTCTCAAGGAATCTCGTTTGTCTGCAATAACATCTCTGCATTTGGAGGCGATCCTAATAGGTACTTGTTGGTTATATTGGCTTCTCCATATATTTCACAAGCTCTGGTGATTAAACcatgtctgttttttttttaagaatatattTGATGGGACAATCAGCTGGTGCACATATCTCTTCTTGTGCTCTCATTGAACAAGCCATTAAAGAATCAAGAGGAGAACGTATCTCATGGAGTGCTTCTCAGATAAAAGCTTACTTCGGTTTATCTGGCGGGTAAGTAAATTATTACTTGACTTAAACGTTACTTAACTACCATGAAGCTTAGATTTGTTTCACCATTTGAAAAACTTGGAACAGGTACAATCTCTTCAATATGGTTGAACACTTGCATAACCGAGGCCTGTATCGTTCTATTTTCCTTAGGTATATCCTGCTTAGGCACCATATGGATAAATTATAAGTAAGACATTACTTATGGTTGTTCATTTGTTGATCAACTTTGCAGCATAATGGAAGGAGAAGAGTCATTTGAACAATACTCTCCTGGCATCAGATTGAAAGAGCCGAGAGTAAGGAAAGCTGCATCTCTATTGACTCACATTGTGCTCTTTCATGGATCTGAAGATTACTCCATCCCATGTGAAGCAAGGTTAGATCACCCGTCTACAAATCTGGACAATATGCTAGTTTAAATCATCATCTTAAAAACagacaaaacatttttattcgTTTTGTAGCAAGACTTTTGCAGAAGCTCTTCAAGGTGTTGAAGTTAAAACAGACCTAATTGTCTACAATGGTAAAACTCACACCGATCTATTTCTTCAGGTAAGCAAAATACTACATAGCTCAATGTTATGTACATAATAACGAAGTAATGGGATAATCACTTTTTTTGGGCATTGCAAAGGATCCTTTGAGAGGAGGTAAAGACGAGCTGTTTGATCATATAGTCTCCATGATACACGCCAATGACAGTGACGGTTTGAGTAAAGATGCGGTTGCACCACCGAGAAGACGGCTTGTGCCTGAGATTTTGCTTAAACTGGCTGGTAAGGTCAGCCCTTTCTGAACATGAAGACTAATGTTCGATATGTTTGTTGTAACTTcttgttctgttttgttttgtcttcttcttcttcaatttgt
This region of Brassica napus cultivar Da-Ae chromosome C5, Da-Ae, whole genome shotgun sequence genomic DNA includes:
- the LOC125587577 gene encoding probable isoprenylcysteine alpha-carbonyl methylesterase ICMEL2, which codes for MQSSSEIHHHERCRPVFPTENTGPADSDKGKVRRRVMGKSSAPQICRQQSFGRDIGHAAAETYLITRLSFDLLGYLGVGYRWITRLLALACYAILLMPGFLQVAYHYFFSPQVRRSIVYGDQPRNRLDLYIPPPTSAGLKPVVVFVTGGAWIIGYKAWGSLLGLQLAERDIIVACLDYRNFPQGTISDMVRDVSQGISFVCNNISAFGGDPNRIYLMGQSAGAHISSCALIEQAIKESRGERISWSASQIKAYFGLSGGYNLFNMVEHLHNRGLYRSIFLSIMEGEESFEQYSPGIRLKEPRVRKAASLLTHIVLFHGSEDYSIPCEASKTFAEALQGVEVKTDLIVYNGKTHTDLFLQDPLRGGKDELFDHIVSMIHANDSDGLSKDAVAPPRRRLVPEILLKLAGKVSPF